The stretch of DNA TCGCTAGCGTCGCGTCGCGGAGCTGCCTAGCCAAGCCTTCGCCCAGGTCTCGCTGCATGCGGTCGTAGGAGACGTTCTCGTCGTGCTCGCCCAACTCGGCCTTGGTGGCCGGGGTGAAGATCGGCTCGGGGAGGCGGTCGCTCTCCACCAGCCCGGCCGGCAACGCGACGCCGCAGACGGCGCCGCCCGACCGGTACTCGTTCCAGCCCGACCCCGAAAGATAGCCGCGGGCGACGCACTCGAACGGCACGACGCTTGTCTTGCGGCACAGCATCGACCGGCCGGCGAGCCGCTCGAGATTGGCGCCCTCGGGAAGCCGCATCGCCTCGACGTCGCAGGTCACGAGGTGATGGCCCACCGGCGCCGCGACGCCGAGGCGGCCGAACCAGAACCGGCTGAGCTGCGTCAGGACGCGGCCCTTGTCGGGGATCGCCGTCGGCAACACCCAGTCGAAGGCGCTGATGCGGTCGCTCGCCACGAGGAGGACATGCTCGCCAAGGTCATAAACGTCGCGAACTTTTCCGCGGCGGGGTTCGTAGCCGGGCAGGTCGGAGGAAGACACGGGGGCGGAGAGGCTGGAGGTTGGAGCCTAGAGGATGGGAAGACACGCACGGCTTCCCGCGGGGCGGTTGTTACTGTGGTATCCGCCTACTAACGTATTTGCTAGACAGCACTTGCGCAGGCGCCCCGGCGGGGCCGACCCGCGAGTCCCCCTGCCGCTGCCCGCCCCGCCGAGAATTGGCCCACCTTCGCCCATAGAGTTCGCCCCGATGGGCCTGATGCGGTTTGTCGCCGACGACCAAAGCCTGCTGACCGAAGACAGGCTTGCGCGGGCCTACGTCGCCGGCATCGATGAGGGTCCGACCTTCGGACGCACCATCCTCAGCGGCAACCAGATCGTCGTCGAACGCCCCGAGGACTCCTCGGGCAGCTTCTCGATCCCCTGGCCAATCCCGGGGCATGGCGACTGGCTGGTGGGCACGTCGTCGCTCATGGAGCGCGAGAAGCCTTACCATCTCGAGGTCGAGCTCGCACGCGGCCTAGTGTTCCGCCTCCGCGACCAGCTCGCCGCCTGGGAGATGCTCGGACTCCGCACGACCGAGTCCGTGTTGGGGGCGATCCGCGACGCGACGCGCAACGTCGGCCGCGCCGCGGTGTCGCAGTCCGTCGACCCCGCCTCCGCGGCCGTGCGGGCACGGACCGCTCTGAAGATCGCGGCCGATGCTTGCTGCCAGCTAGCGGAACTCTACGCCGAGCAAGCGCTCGCCATGCGGATGCAGGATGGCCAGCGACTCACGACCCTCTTGGGAGTGCGGCTGGGAGACCGGGCGCCGCGCGGCACGAAGGCCCGCAAGATCGCCGAGACCTTCAACCTCGCCAACGTGTCGGCCGGCTGGGGCGTCATCGAACCGAGCGAGGGCCGCCGCGACTGGACCGACATCGACAAGCCGCTCGAGTGGGCGCGATCGTCGGGCATGCGGGTCTGCCTCGGGCCGCTGCTGGAGTTCGACGACAAGCTCGTCCCCGACTGGGCCTACCTCTGGGAGGGCGACGTCGAGACGCTCACCACCCTCATGCTCGGCCACGTCCGCGCCACCGTCCAGCGCTACCGCGGCAAGGTCCAGCTCTGGCACATCGCCTCGAAGATCAACCGCGACCGGGTCCTGTCACTCTCCGACGAGCAGCGGCTGCAGATCGTCGCGAGCGCCGTGCGGCTCGTGCGGCAACTCGACCCTTCGACGCCCGTCGTCGTCGGCGTTGAGCAACCGTGGGGCGAGTACCGCGCCACCAAGCCCACCGAACTTTCGCCGCTCGACTTCGCTGACGCGCTCGAACGCGCCGACCTCGGCATCGCCGGCTTCGACCTGGAGATGAACATCGGCTACCGGCCGTTCGGGACCGAACTCCGCAACCCGCTGGCCTTCAGCCGGCTCGTGGACCTGTGGAACATGCGGCTTGAGTCGCCGCTGATGCTGTCGATCGCCTTCCCTAGTGACACGCTCGAAGACCCCGCGGCGGACTCGCGTTTCGAAGTCGTTGCTGCGAACGAAGAGGACAAGCTACTCACGCCCGACTTCCAAGCCGAGTGGGCGCGGCGCCGGCTGCCAATGCTGATCGCCAAGAACGCGGTGCAGGTGGTCGTCTGGTCACAACTGACCGACAGCGGCCCGCACCGCTTGCCAAATGGCGGGCTCTACCATCGCACGAAAGCGGAGAACCCGATCGTCGGGGTGCTCAAAGACCTGCGCAAGCGATTGCTGCACTAGCTGAATGGCGAGCCGGCGATGTTCGTCGCCGGCTCGCCTCAAAGTCACTTCGCGTGCGGCCGCGGCGGCGTACGCCAAGTCTCTTCGTCGAACCGCGCGTGAACGGTTTGCTCGGCGGCCGTATCGCCGTCGCAGCGTGGACCGCACCACACGGCGTCGTGGGTCGTGGCGTGGTTGTGCAGCCGCGGGCAGCCCGACTCGCTGACCACCACGTGGGCCGCTTCGGGCGACAGTCCGCACAGCCTCAGGGCGCCACCCCGTTCGATGAGACGGTCGCACAGCGCGCCGAGCTCGTGCCCCAGCTTGCTGCCATACACCGCGTCGGCGTGTGCGTCGGCGTTGAACTCAACGACCAAGCGGTAAACGAACTGGCTCCGGGCGATCTCCCACAACCGATCGCCTACGCCGCACGGCTCGCCGCTAAGCTCGACACGAACGAACAACCAGTTGGGTCCACGCTCTACGACTTCGCAACGGCAGGTTGGCGCCAACGTGGCCGCGCCAGGGGCTTTCTCGATAACGCTCATAACGCACCTCCGCCTGGAGTGAACGCGCCGGTACAGACCTCAAGCGCGCTGGGACGAGTGTCGCTGCATGGGTGATCCCGCGCAACGTGCAACCGAAGACCTGCCTCCGCGGGAGGTGTCTCCAGTGAAAGGAACCGCCGTTCGCTCTATCTCAACGATAGCGCTTCGGCGCGCCCTAATTCAAGCGCAACC from Botrimarina mediterranea encodes:
- a CDS encoding phosphoribosylaminoimidazolesuccinocarboxamide synthase — protein: MSSSDLPGYEPRRGKVRDVYDLGEHVLLVASDRISAFDWVLPTAIPDKGRVLTQLSRFWFGRLGVAAPVGHHLVTCDVEAMRLPEGANLERLAGRSMLCRKTSVVPFECVARGYLSGSGWNEYRSGGAVCGVALPAGLVESDRLPEPIFTPATKAELGEHDENVSYDRMQRDLGEGLARQLRDATLAIYSAGAEHAATCGLLIADTKFEFGQTPDGELLLIDELLTPDSSRFWPADRYQPGGAQPSFDKQFVRDWLLQSDWDRESPPPMLPDDIVQRTRAKYVEAYERLTGETFAW
- a CDS encoding endo-1,4-beta-xylanase; protein product: MRFVADDQSLLTEDRLARAYVAGIDEGPTFGRTILSGNQIVVERPEDSSGSFSIPWPIPGHGDWLVGTSSLMEREKPYHLEVELARGLVFRLRDQLAAWEMLGLRTTESVLGAIRDATRNVGRAAVSQSVDPASAAVRARTALKIAADACCQLAELYAEQALAMRMQDGQRLTTLLGVRLGDRAPRGTKARKIAETFNLANVSAGWGVIEPSEGRRDWTDIDKPLEWARSSGMRVCLGPLLEFDDKLVPDWAYLWEGDVETLTTLMLGHVRATVQRYRGKVQLWHIASKINRDRVLSLSDEQRLQIVASAVRLVRQLDPSTPVVVGVEQPWGEYRATKPTELSPLDFADALERADLGIAGFDLEMNIGYRPFGTELRNPLAFSRLVDLWNMRLESPLMLSIAFPSDTLEDPAADSRFEVVAANEEDKLLTPDFQAEWARRRLPMLIAKNAVQVVVWSQLTDSGPHRLPNGGLYHRTKAENPIVGVLKDLRKRLLH